A single region of the Nicotiana sylvestris chromosome 6, ASM39365v2, whole genome shotgun sequence genome encodes:
- the LOC104218543 gene encoding small ribosomal subunit protein mS78 (rPPR3a)-like: protein MASLYRRLHDVFTKTAKPQVLTAIADVKSKVPQPVKAISKPESSKEQTFRSLIRKFKQDSKNPKFRRSYQKYASFVRRLIQDEQFSAIEDIFEHQKVYPEIKSERFVVRFISLYGKAGMFEHAQKLFDEMPDLDCERTVMSFNALLGACVNSKKYDKISEIFREFPGKLAIEPDVVSYNTVIKAFCEMGSPHSAVQLIEEMGKNGIDPDVITFNTLLDVFYKNNNFSEAEKMWTLMEKKNVIPNVRSYNSRLRSLVENSQVVEAEELFEEMKKRGVNPDTHSHNAMISARAKDDDLELAKSWYAKLEENGCLPDLVTFVLLIPLACDKGDPDFAYKLCKECIVLKHTVYTSIIQRVVDMLVAHSMIEEAKELVKMGKNCSFHYKLTVVLVKELEDLVESGKIRELEDLVESGKISWNHYMLTEGEKMPSDITFLSNGGIFTSGGLFCFRDTNFYKKLHDHLMALQVVDQLIPEKAKELVELGNSRSLLNGFMSTCTYQNSKEDTHRERKFDL, encoded by the exons ATGGCTTCTCTCTACCGCCGTCTCCATGATGTATTCACCAAGACCGCCAAACCCCAGGTCCTTACTGCCATCGCCGATGTCAAATCCAAAGTTCCTCAACCCGTCAAAGCCATCAGTAAACCCGAATCCTCTAAAGAGCAAACATTTCGGTCGCTGATTCGTAAATTCAAGCAAGACTCAAAGAATCCTAAATTTCGCCGCAGTTatcaaaaatatgcatctttcgTACGCCGGCTCATCCAGGACGAACAGTTCTCAGCTATTGAAGATATCTTCGAACACCAAAAAGTTTACCCAGAAATAAAAAGTGAGCGTTTCGTTGTACGATTCATTTCCTTGTATGGGAAAGCTGGTATGTTTGAGCATGCCCAGAAACTGTTCGACGAAATGCCTGACTTAGACTGTGAGCGTACAGTCATGTCATTCAATGCTCTACTGGGAGCTTGTGTTAATTCGAAGAAATATGATAAAATTAGTGAGATTTTCAGGGAATTTCCTGGAAAATTAGCTATTGAGCCAGATGTTGTTTCGTATAATACGGTGATCAAGGCCTTCTGTGAGATGGGTTCACCGCATTCTGCAGTTCAGCTAATTGAAGAGATGGGAAAAAATGGAATTGACCCTGATGTTATTACTTTCAATACACTTTTGGATGTGTTTTACAAGAATAATAATTTTTCTGAAGCTGAAAAAATGTGGACTTTGATGGAAAAGAAGAATGTTATTCCGAATGTTAGGAGTTATAACTCGCGATTACGCTCGTTGGTAGAGAACAGTCAGGTTGTAGAGGCTGAGGAATTGTTTGAGGAGATGAAGAAAAGGGGAGTAAACCCTGATACTCATAGTCATAACGCGATGATTTCAGCTCGGGCAAAGGATGACGATTTGGAATTGGCTAAAAGTTGGTATGCGAAGTTGGAGGAAAACGGTTGTCTTCCTGATCTTGTGACATTCGTGTTACTTATTCCTCTGGCCTGTGATAAGGGTGATCCTGATTTCGCTTATAAGTTGTGCAAGGAGTGTATTGTTTTGAAACATACTGTTTATACTAGTATAATACAACGGGTTGTTGATATGTTGGTTGCTCACTCCATGATCGAAGAAGCAAAAGAGCTTGTGAAGATGGGAAAGAACTGCTCTTTCCATTATAAGCTGACA GTGGTCCTTGTGAAAGAATTAGAAGATCTTGTGGAGTCAGGGAAGATTAGAGAATTAGAAGATCTTGTGGAGTCGGGGAAGATTAGCTGGAACCATTATATGCTTACAGAAGGGGAAAAGATGCCTAGTGATATTACTTTTCTGTCAAA TGGTGGAATCTTTACAAGTGGTGGACTCTTCTGTTTCCGTGATACAAATTTCTATAAGAAACTTCATGATCATCTTATGG CGCTACAGGTGGTTGATCAACTCATTCCAGAAAAAGCCAAAGAGCTTGTGGAATTGGGAAATAGTCGTTCACTCCTTAATGGATTCATGTCAACATGTACCTATCAGAACTCTAAAGAAGACACTCATC
- the LOC104235654 gene encoding protein C2-DOMAIN ABA-RELATED 7-like has protein sequence MNTLGVLKIRVRRGINLAVRDAFGSDPYVVITMGGQALKTRVIKENINPVWNEELSLALYDPSLPITLTVYDKDTFTADDKMGDAKIDIKPYIDAINMGLEGLPDGVRVDRVQPNRDNCLSDESCIVWENGKMTQNMILRLQHVECGEIEIQIELINAQGRRGGLYI, from the exons atgaATACACTGGGTGTTTTGAAAATCAGAGTACGCAGAGGGATTAATCTTGCAGTGAGAGATGCTTTTGGtagtgatccttatgttgtcatCACCATGGGCGGCCAGGCAt TGAAGACTCGAGTTATTAAAGAGAATATCAATCCTGTATGGAATGAGGAGTTGAGCCTTGCACTCTACGATCCCAGCCTTCCTATTACTTTA ACGGTGTATGACAAAGATACGTTCACTGCAGATGACAAAATGGGAGATGCCAAGATAGATATAAAACCCTATATTGATGCAATAAACATGGGATTAGAAGGACTCCCAGATGGTGTCAGGGTGGATAGAGTTCAGCCAAACAGGGACAattgcctttctgatgaaagttgcatagtaTGGGAGAATGGAAAGATGACACAAAACATGATTCTTAGATTGCAACATGTAGAATGTGGTGAAATTGAGATTCAAATTGAATTGATTAATGCTCAAGGTCGTAGAGGTGGCCTTTACatctaa